CACGGGCCATGTCCGACGTCTCCATGATGGAGATGAGCCCGCCCATCCCCGAGCCGACGATGGTGCCCGTCTCGTCGGGGTCGGGAACGGGCTGCAGGCCGCTGAAGCCGGCGGAGCGCATGGCATCGTCCGCGGCGACGATGGCGTACTGGATGAACCAGTCCATGCGCCGCGCGTCCTTGCGGTCCAGCACCGGCTCCGGGGCAAAGTTCTTGACCTCGCCCGCGATGGCGATCTCCGGCGCGATGCCGGGCAGCTCGCACTTGGTGAGCGGCCCCACGCCGGAGCGGCCGGCCTTGACGCCTTCCCAGGTGTCCGCCGCGTTGTTGCCCAGGGCGGTGACCATCCCCACGCCCGTGATGACGACCCTGCGAGCCAACGTTCTATCTTCCGCTGGTGGATTTTCGATTCGTACGAAACGATGCGCCGTGTGTACACCGGATGCGGCGTACGGTGCGTAACAAGGGCGCGGCCCGCGGTGGAGTCCGTGCCCCGGGGGAGGATCTCACCGGCAGCAAACCCGGTGCACCGCGGCGCACCTCACGAGCGCCCCCACCGCTCGCTCAGGCTCGCACCTTCCCCAAAAACCCCTGGGGGAGGTTAACCGCGGTCCCGCTCGGAGTTCGTGCCGGCGTGGCACTCGCCCGTGATGGACAGTCCGCGCAGGCGGACTTCGTGTGTTTGTTGCAGCGAATTCATTCGCCCGGCAGGGAGCCCCGCCTTCAGCTGTCCGGTTGGGACTCCGCCGTTCACTCCCGCACTAACGCACTAACGCACTCCCGCACTTCGTCCGCCGTTCAGCTGTCCGCCTTCAGCAGTCCGCGCTGCAGGGCGAACTTCACCAGCTCGCTGCGGTGGTGCAGGTTCAGCTTTTCCATGATGCGGGCGCGGTAGGTGTCCACCGTCTTGGGGCTGATGAACAGCTTCTTCCCGATCTCGCTGCTGCTGAACCCCTCCACGGTGAAGCCCAGCACCTCGCGCTCGCGGTCGGTGAGCTTCTCCAGCGGGTCGTCCTCGCCCGGCTCGGCCTTCTGCTTCAGGCCGCGCAGCAGGAGCTTGGCGCCGCTGGGGTAGAGAAAGACGTCGCCGCCGGCCACCGTTTTGATCGCCTCGATCAGCTCCTCGTCGGCGCTGCGCTTGTTCACGTAGCCGCTGCCGCCCGCCTCCAGCACGGGAAGGAGGTGCTCCTCCTCGCCATGCATCGTGAGGACGAGCGTGCGGATCTCCTTCCCCAGCGCGGAGATCTCGCGCACCGCCTCCAGCCCGCCCGCGCCCGGCATCGACAGGTCCATCACCACCACGTCGGGAAGGAGCTGCTTCGCCTTCATCACCCCCTCCTCGCCCGTTCCCGCCTCGCCGACGACCAGGAAGCCGGGCTCGGCCTCGAGCAGGGCGCGCAGCCCGGCGCGCAGCACGGCGTGGTCGTCCACCAGCAGGATGCGGATCTGCTTCGCCATCGTCGGTTCGGGTGGTGAATGGGGTGCGCGGCCGGAAGGGAGGCGTGCCGAATCTGGCCCGCCGCTCCCGGCCGCGCAAGCAGAATCAAGCGCACGAACGTGTTACACCGCTTCCGCCGCGAAGGATCGCGGCCGCAGCGGCGTCAGTCGGCGACGTAGAGGGCGCGGACGTACGAGGCCACCGCGACCACGGCGGCGACCACCAGCACGATGGCCGTGGTCGACGCCTCGCCGCGGCGCTCCACCAGGCGCACGTCGCTCAGCGCGATGGCCATGTGCCGGCGCGGCACCTCGCGCGCGATGCCGGCCAGCGTGTCGCCGCGCACCCACGCGCTGTCGAGCACCACGGGAGCGCCGTCGGCCGTCGTCACGCGCAGGGTTCCCACGAACGCCGCATCCTGCGGAGCGGGGAGCTGGTGCGGTGCCACGCCGCCGCGCACCCGGTGCAGAGGGCGAGTGAAAGGAGGGAAATGGATCGCTTGATCATCGGGGCGGAAATGGTGTCAGTGTCCTAAATTTCTTGAGTTACACGCAGCCGGTCACCGGCGACTGAAGTCGCAGCGTCGCAGCAACAACTACGGGAAGCCTCGCAAACCGCGCGAGGCTGATCCGCTCACTCCGCGGCATCGGCGCTCACGACCGCCCCCTGTCCCCTGTCCCCTACAGCCGCGCGGAGAGCCACGCCGGCGTCCACCGGGACAACACCGCGGAGAGGGTGGTGAACGAGCCGGTCACCATCAGCACGCCCAGCACCAGCAGCATCGCCCCGCTGATGCGGTTGATCCACGGCAGCAGGCGGCGGAAGCGCCGGAAGCCGCTCAGGAACCAGTCGATCAGCAGGGTGGAGAGGAGGAAGGGGATGGCCAGCCCGGCCGAGTACACCGCCAGCAGCCCGATCCCGTGCCCCATCGTGCCCTGCGCGGCCGCCATGGTCAGGATGCCGCCCAGCACCGGCCCGATGCACGGCGTCCACCCCGCGCCGAAGGTGATGCCGACCAGCACCGTGCCCAGGTATCCCACCGGCTTCTCGGCCAGGTGCATCCGCCACTCGCGGTTGGCGCCCGGAAGGCGGAGGACGCCGACCAGGTACAGGCCGAAGAGGATCAGCATCACCCCGCCCGCGGCCTGCACCCAGCGGCTGGCGAACTTCAGCAGCGCGCCGATGAACGTGGCCGACGCGCCCAGCGCCAGGAACACCAGCGTGAAGCCGAGAACGAACAGCAGCCCGTGGATGAACACGGTGCGGCGCCCGCGCTTGCTGTCGCGCGACTCCAGCTCGTCCAGGCTCATCCCCGTGATGAACGTGGCGTAGCTCGGCACCAGCGGCAGCACGCACGGCGACAGAAAGCTGAGGAGCCCCGCGCTGAAGGCGACGAACAGGCCGAGCGACTGCGCTTGCATCAAGATGGCGTCAGGTGGATCGGTAGATGGAGATACGGCCGAGCGGACGATGATACACCCGCTTCGCGCGGAAGGGCCAGAGGGCGTCTCCCCACTTCGCGGCGGGAAGATGCCTCCCGCTTCCAGACCCCGGCCGGGATCTCACGCGGAGACGCGGAGGCACGGAGATGCCGCCCGAACACCCCCGCGTCTCCGCGTCTCCGCGTGAGATCCAGCGATGCGGGGCACGCGCTGCGGAAGCGAGGGGTTTGACGCGGATGGCGGGAATGCACAGTATGATCGGACCGCAGTTCGCCGATCCCCTTCCGTGGAGGCCCCATGCGCCGTCTCGCCCTCCCGCTCGCCGCACTTCTCGCCGCCGCCTGCGCCCCCGCGGCGATGAGCACCCCCCCCGCCGCCGCACCCCCCGCGATGGCCACGGCCGCGCCGGCGATGGGCGGCATCATCGGCAACTACACCGTTACCCTGGCCGACTCCGACGTCCCCAGCGCCATGCCGGCGGACGCGCACGCGGGGCTGGTGGGCGCCTGGACCGTCGCCATCCACCCCGGCAACCACTTCGTGGCCACGTTCAAGGGCAACCAGGTGGTCGAGGGGCACTACGAGGTGAACGG
This DNA window, taken from Longimicrobium sp., encodes the following:
- a CDS encoding response regulator transcription factor — translated: MAKQIRILLVDDHAVLRAGLRALLEAEPGFLVVGEAGTGEEGVMKAKQLLPDVVVMDLSMPGAGGLEAVREISALGKEIRTLVLTMHGEEEHLLPVLEAGGSGYVNKRSADEELIEAIKTVAGGDVFLYPSGAKLLLRGLKQKAEPGEDDPLEKLTDREREVLGFTVEGFSSSEIGKKLFISPKTVDTYRARIMEKLNLHHRSELVKFALQRGLLKADS
- a CDS encoding cytochrome c biogenesis CcdA family protein; protein product: MQAQSLGLFVAFSAGLLSFLSPCVLPLVPSYATFITGMSLDELESRDSKRGRRTVFIHGLLFVLGFTLVFLALGASATFIGALLKFASRWVQAAGGVMLILFGLYLVGVLRLPGANREWRMHLAEKPVGYLGTVLVGITFGAGWTPCIGPVLGGILTMAAAQGTMGHGIGLLAVYSAGLAIPFLLSTLLIDWFLSGFRRFRRLLPWINRISGAMLLVLGVLMVTGSFTTLSAVLSRWTPAWLSARL